The Rubrobacter tropicus nucleotide sequence GGGAGCTCCAGCGAGGGCGGCAGGCGGTCGAGAAGGTACACCTCCCCGGTGGCCGACCACCTCCAGAGCCACCACGGCAGGCACGCCAGGATCACGCCCAGGTAGTGCCAGAGCGCCGCTCGCAAGGGCCAGTCGAGCAGCAGAAGGGCGAGCAGGGCGAGTGGGATGTTGGCGAGCGCCGTCTCCTTGGTCAGTAAGGAGGCACCCAGAAGCAGCCCAGAGAGAAACGCGAGCGCGGGAGTGCCCCCTTTTATGGCCGCGAGCAGGGCCAGAAGCGTCAACAAGGTGAACGTCAGCAGCAAAGCGTCTATGTTGATCACGAACGCGGACTTCACGTTGAAACCGAAGAGGGCGAGCAGGGCGGCGGCGAGCAGGCCCGCGGGCGGACCAGAGAGGCGCTTCGCCAGAAAGTACGCCAGCAGCGGGTTGAGGAGCGCCGTCAGGCGCATCGCCCACACCAGGATCTCCGTGTCGCGCCCGAAGACGAGTATCAGGGAGCCGATCAGGGCCGGCAAAACGGGACCGTGGCCGCCGTTGTAGTTCGAGAGCCCGGCGAGGCTGTCGATTCCCCCACCGGAGGCGAGTTCGGAGCCGGCGAAGAGGTAGCGGGGGGCGTCCTTGCCCAGGACCGCCCAGGGCTGGTTTCCGAACCACAAGAGCGCGGGCACGGAGAGCACGGCGACGAGCGGGATGACCGCCAGATCCACCCAGCCGATAGTGGACGACTCGGTCTTACGCAACCAGAACCCCGAAGCTCTCTCCTCCCCTGGCCCAGACGGGCCCGGAAACCGAACGCCCGACCACCCTCTCGTCGCGCCGCCCTGCCCGCGTTCGGGGCATTTTGCGGCCGTCGGAGGGTGCTTTCAACCGGCGGGTAGACCGCACCGTGTTGGGGGCACGCCTATCAACACGGTGCTACGCGGGAGTGTGACAACCGTACGCAACTGTAGCGGTATGCGCGCGGTGGGAAGACGTTTGGCCTTGGTGCTCCGCTCCCGCGGGGCGCCCATCGCGACTGCGCGCTCATCGTGGAGCGGGTTTGTGGTGGCGCGCCTCGACCTCCTGGTAGTTCCCGCATTCCGGGCAGGTAAAGGCGCGGACCTTTCTGGAACCGTATGCGGGGACTATGGTCGTCTTGTTGAAGTCGTAGACGAAGCCGCAGCTCTCGCACTTCTGGCGGAAGGTAACCACCGTGCCGCGCTCGTTTACTATCTTGCCGCCCGTCATCTCTATCGCCAAGTCGTGCCTCCGGGAAGGATCTTCTACCCAACCCTCCTATTCTAAGCCCATGCGCCCGAATATCCCGGAGAGGAGCGGGCTTTCGGCGTCGAGAAAGCCGTCTATGACGTCGTAGTGGTTCTTGCCGGACAAGACGAGGCGGTCGCCCGGCAGCCCCTTCGATTTCCAGGCCGCAAGATAATCCTCCGACTGGCGTTTGAACTCGTCGGTCTCGTCCCCGCCGTGGGCGACGAGCAGGGGAGGGGCGCTGTCCGGGAGGTGGAGGATCGGGCTGTTCCTCCTGACCTGATCCCACGTCAACTGCAGCTTCGGCTGGAGGAACGAGTAAGGAAACGGCGCGAGGTCGAAGAGCCCGCTGATGACGGTCGCGCTCTTGATGATGTCCGCGCGGAGCCCGTACTCGCCCTCCCAGTCCGTCGCGAGCAGCATGGCGACGAGATGCCCGCCGGCCGAGTGGCCCGCGACGTGGATGCGGTCGGGATCTCCGCCGAAGGTTTCGGCGTTTTCGAAGGTCCGGGCGAGGGCGGCGCGGGCCTGGCGTACGATCTCGTCTATCGTCACGTCGGGGCAAAGCGCGTAGTTCGGGACGACGGTCGCGACGCCCCGGGAGCCCGGACCGCGCGCGACGAAGCCGAACTCCCTGCTCGTCCGCGCCCGCCAGTACCCGCCGTGGACGTAGACGAGGACGGGGGCGTTCTCTCCCGCGGGATAAATGTCCACGTGCTCCGCGAGCGTGGGGCCGAAGGGGACGCGGAGGTCGTGGTCCCTCTCCGAGCGGAGCAGGTCGCTCTCCCGCTCGTAGAGGTCCGCGTAGAAGCCCGCGTTCGGGACCGTGCGCTCGGGGTCGTACTGCTCGTCCAACTCCTCCTGCGTGGCGAAGTTTCGGTACAGCACCGCTACCTCCCGAGCACCCTGCGCCACAACGGAGGCCGGGCGGCGGGTTCGGGCCCGGGACGGCCCTCCCTCTCACCAAGATGGGGAAGCCCGTGCTCGCGTCGGGTCGCGTTGCGGCCCTTGAGGACCTCCGGGTCCGTCTCCCAGTTCTCGCCCACCTCGCTACGCAACTGGTCCTCGATCCTTCCCAGGGGCTCGCCTTCGACGCCGCCGATCTTCGCGGCCTCGTACTTTATGCCGAGCAGGAGGGAGTTCTTGTCTTCGATGACGTTCCCCCTACGCGCCGTAGGACTGTTCGATGCCGGCGCGGCGTTCCTTTCTCAGCTCCAGCTTGGCGACGGAGGCGCGGTGGACCTCGTCCGGGCCGTCGGCGAGGCGGAGGATGCGCGACTCGGCCCAGAAGGCGGCCAGCGGGGTGTCGCCCGAGACGCCGGCCCCGCCGAAGGCCTGGATGGCGCGGTCGAGCACCCTCAGGGTTGCGTTGGGGGCCACCACCTTTATCTGGGCGATCTCCGAGCGGGCCTCCTTGTTGCCGACCGTGTCCATCATGTGGGCGGCCTTGAGGGTGAGGAGCCTGGCCTGTTCGATCTCCATCCTGGAGTCGGCGATCCACTCCATGATCACGCCCTGCTCGGCGAGCGGTTTGCCGAACGCCTCGCGGCCCTTGACCCGCTCGCACATCAGCTCGATGGCCCTCTCTGCGACCCCGATCTGGCGCATGCAGTGGTGGATGCGCCCCGGACCGAGGCGCCCTTGCGCGATGGCGAAGCCCTTGCCCTCGTCCCAGATGATGTTCTCGGCCGGTACCCTCACGTCTTCGAAGAGGATCTCCCCGTGCCCGTGCGGGGCCTCGTCGTAGCCGAAGACCGAGAGGGTGCGCTCTATCGTTACCCCTTCGGCATCCAGGGGGACCAGGATCATGGACTGCTGCTCGTAGCGCGGGGCCCCGGGGTCGGTCTTTCCCATGAGGATCGAGATCTTGCACCGCCGGTTTCCGGCCCCAGTCGACCACCACTTGCGGCCGTTCACCACGTACTCGTCGCCACCGGAGGTGCGCTCTATCCTGGCCTGGATGTTCGTCGCGTCCGAGGAGGCGACGTCGGGCTCGGTCATGCAGAAGGCCGACCGGATCTCACCATCGAGCAGCGGCTTGAGCCACCGCTCCTGCTGTTCGGGGCTTCCGTAGCGGGCGAGGACTTCCATGTTCCCGGTGTCGGGGGCGTTGCAGTTGAAGACCTCGGGGGCGATGAGGCTGCGGCCCATCACCTCGCACAGCGGCGCGTACTCGAGGTTCGAGAGCCCGGCGCCGTGCTCGGAGTCGGGCAAGAAGAGGTTCCAGAGGCCGGCCGACCTCGCCTTCTCCTTGAGCTCTTCCATGATAGGGGGCGTGCTCCAGCGGTCCCCGGAAGCTTCTAGCTGCTCGTGGTAAGTCTTCTCGTTCGGGTAGACGTGCTCCTCCATGAACGCCTCGAGAAGCTCCCGAAGCTCCAGAACCTTCTCGCTGTGATCGAAGTTCATCCGGTGTCTCCTTCTGTCAGGCCGAGATACTCCACCAGGTCTTCCAGCTCGCGCAGGGTCTCGGCGTCCAGGGGCGGGGCGGGGGAACGGACGTGCGAAGAGGCGATAACGCGGCGCATCTTGAAGACCTCCTTGCGGATGCCCACGCCGCCGACGCCGAGCTGGGCCTCGAACCGGATCAGGGGCAGGTACCGGAAGAAGTGTTCCCGCGCCTCCATCTCCCTGCCCTTCGAGTAGAGGTAGTAGACCCGCACCAATATTTCGGGATAAGCAAACCCGGTCATTATGCCGATGGCTCCGCGGCCCAGTTCTTCGTAGAAGTACATCCCGCCGAGCCCGCCGAAGATACCGGCGCGTTTGTCCGCGCTCTCTATCCCGTTTGTGAGGGCCGAGATCTTGATCGTAGTCGGCGCCTCCTCCAGTTTGACGTACCGGCAGTTCTGGACCTCGTTCATCACCCGCGAGATAAAGGCCGCGGGCATAACGACGCCCGTGTTGACCGGCTCGTCCTGAACCACGACCGGCACGGAGACGGACTCCGCCACCTCCCGGTAATGCTCGAAGACGAGCCCCAGGTTCTTGAGGTTGTTCGGCGGCGCTACCATGACCGCCGCCGCCCCGAGCCCC carries:
- a CDS encoding acyl-CoA dehydrogenase family protein — encoded protein: MNFDHSEKVLELRELLEAFMEEHVYPNEKTYHEQLEASGDRWSTPPIMEELKEKARSAGLWNLFLPDSEHGAGLSNLEYAPLCEVMGRSLIAPEVFNCNAPDTGNMEVLARYGSPEQQERWLKPLLDGEIRSAFCMTEPDVASSDATNIQARIERTSGGDEYVVNGRKWWSTGAGNRRCKISILMGKTDPGAPRYEQQSMILVPLDAEGVTIERTLSVFGYDEAPHGHGEILFEDVRVPAENIIWDEGKGFAIAQGRLGPGRIHHCMRQIGVAERAIELMCERVKGREAFGKPLAEQGVIMEWIADSRMEIEQARLLTLKAAHMMDTVGNKEARSEIAQIKVVAPNATLRVLDRAIQAFGGAGVSGDTPLAAFWAESRILRLADGPDEVHRASVAKLELRKERRAGIEQSYGA
- a CDS encoding alpha/beta hydrolase, coding for MLYRNFATQEELDEQYDPERTVPNAGFYADLYERESDLLRSERDHDLRVPFGPTLAEHVDIYPAGENAPVLVYVHGGYWRARTSREFGFVARGPGSRGVATVVPNYALCPDVTIDEIVRQARAALARTFENAETFGGDPDRIHVAGHSAGGHLVAMLLATDWEGEYGLRADIIKSATVISGLFDLAPFPYSFLQPKLQLTWDQVRRNSPILHLPDSAPPLLVAHGGDETDEFKRQSEDYLAAWKSKGLPGDRLVLSGKNHYDVIDGFLDAESPLLSGIFGRMGLE
- a CDS encoding dihydrodipicolinate synthase family protein, with protein sequence MSLQGVLPITLTPFTDSGDVDSGGIEALTERYLDSGVDGLVALGIMGEAHKLTDAERSAVAGRYVAATDGKAPVVVGCSAPATRVAVERAREAEGLGAAAVMVAPPNNLKNLGLVFEHYREVAESVSVPVVVQDEPVNTGVVMPAAFISRVMNEVQNCRYVKLEEAPTTIKISALTNGIESADKRAGIFGGLGGMYFYEELGRGAIGIMTGFAYPEILVRVYYLYSKGREMEAREHFFRYLPLIRFEAQLGVGGVGIRKEVFKMRRVIASSHVRSPAPPLDAETLRELEDLVEYLGLTEGDTG